From Polynucleobacter sp. AP-Sving-400A-A2:
GACGTCGATCGACTGGATGAGCGCCTGGTAGCCTCCTTATTTCGGATTCTGAATGCCATTCAGGGTAGCAAAGCAATGCATATTTTCATGGCAGGTAATGCCGCCCCTGGCGCATTAAGACTTCGAGAAGACCTGCGTACCCGCCTGGGATGGGGTTTAGTCTTTCAAACTCATCTTTTGGGCGATGATGAGAAAATAGAAGCCTTACAACAAGCAGCGCAAGCGCGCGGCTTGGTTTTATCGTCAGATGTATTGCCTTGGTTGCTCAATCGCTTTTATCGCGATATGCCTAGCCTGATGGCCTTGATTGATGCCTTAGATGCTTACTCACTAGAAACAAAACGCGCTGTTACATTGCCCCTCGTTAGAGAGCTCTTGCAGCCTAAATAAATATTCATGACTCAATTAGCACTGTTCGATTTAGATCACACTCTTCTCCCCTGCGATAGCGATTACGAATGGGGTCAATTCTTGGCGCGCATTGGTGTAGTCGATAGTAAATACTATGCGGAGCAGAATGAACGCTTTTATCAAGATTACAAAGATGGAAAGCTGAATATTCAAGAGTTCCTTCGCTTTGCATTAAAGCCACTCTCCGAACATTCCCGCGCACAGCTCAAAGAATGGCATGACGCCTTCATGCAAGAGGTCATTACTGGCCAGCTCCGTCAACAGGCGCTTGATCTGGTGAAGCGCCACCAAGATGCCGGTGATCTTTGCTGCGTTGTGACTGCAACCAATAGCTTTGTTACTCGCCCTATCGTAGAGAGTTTTGGTATTGAACATCTTGTCGCCACTGAACCTGCCACCGTGGGAGACCAGCCTTTTGCTGATTTCACGGGTGAAGTTAAGGGGATTCCGAGTTTTCGGGAAGGCAAAATTCAACGAGTTCATGATTGGCTTGCTACTCAAAAGCTCGCATTCGATGAATTGCCACAAAGTTATTTTTATTCAGACTCGATGAATGATTTACCTCTCCTGGAGAA
This genomic window contains:
- a CDS encoding HAD family phosphatase, whose amino-acid sequence is MTQLALFDLDHTLLPCDSDYEWGQFLARIGVVDSKYYAEQNERFYQDYKDGKLNIQEFLRFALKPLSEHSRAQLKEWHDAFMQEVITGQLRQQALDLVKRHQDAGDLCCVVTATNSFVTRPIVESFGIEHLVATEPATVGDQPFADFTGEVKGIPSFREGKIQRVHDWLATQKLAFDELPQSYFYSDSMNDLPLLEKVSNPVATNPDARLRDEALKRHWPILELFA
- the hda gene encoding DnaA regulatory inactivator Hda; this translates as MNSPSLPRQFALDIGHTPKPSFSNFLAGENLALHSTLQAIAKSWEINAPRLTSENPLNQRWIYWWGPEGSGRTHLLGAIGNAAQQLDLKCFHLTPNEPISWVSLEESLPTLCSSDTPSVITVDDVDRLDERLVASLFRILNAIQGSKAMHIFMAGNAAPGALRLREDLRTRLGWGLVFQTHLLGDDEKIEALQQAAQARGLVLSSDVLPWLLNRFYRDMPSLMALIDALDAYSLETKRAVTLPLVRELLQPK